The Zingiber officinale cultivar Zhangliang chromosome 10A, Zo_v1.1, whole genome shotgun sequence genome contains a region encoding:
- the LOC122026676 gene encoding uncharacterized protein LOC122026676 yields the protein MVQASTSVAYPQSNGQAEVTNKEIIRGLKTKLDHVAGSWVNDLPSVLWAYCTTTREATGITPFQLIYGGEAVVLIEVGVESDRRRLYDEDNYGRRLMELDLIEEARDKAVTRLRLIDSE from the coding sequence ATGGTACAAGCAtccacctctgtagcttatccacAGAGTAACGGGCAAGCAGAAGTGACCAATAAAGAAATCATCAGAGGACTTAAgactaagctagatcatgttgCTGGTAGTTGGGTAAATGATTTACCTAGTGTGTTATGGGCTTACTGTACCACcactcgagaagctacagggataACTCCATTTCAACTAATATATGGGGGAGAAGCAGTCGTACTCATTGAGGTTGGGGTGGAATCTGATCGGAGACGGCTTTATGATGAAGATAATTACGGTCGACGTCTTATGGAACTTGATCTTATCGAAGAAGCTCGGGACAAGGCAGTAACTCGTCTTCGTCTAATCGACAGCGAATGA